From one Staphylococcus kloosii genomic stretch:
- the sufC gene encoding Fe-S cluster assembly ATPase SufC: MPSTLEIKDLHVSIEDKEILKGVNLTINTGEIHAIMGPNGTGKSTLSSAIMGHPSFEVTQGEVLLDGVNVLELEVDERAKAGLFLAMQYPSEITGVTNADFMRSAINAKREEGEEINLMQFIKKLDKEMDFLDIDQDMAQRYLNEGFSGGEKKRNEILQLLMLEPKFAILDEIDSGLDIDALKVVSKGINEMRGDEFGSLIITHYQRLLNYITPDKVHVMFGGKVVKSGGPELAKRLEEEGYEWVKEEFGATE; this comes from the coding sequence ATGCCATCAACATTAGAGATCAAAGACCTACATGTGTCTATTGAAGATAAAGAGATTTTAAAAGGTGTTAACTTAACAATTAATACTGGTGAAATTCATGCAATTATGGGACCAAATGGTACAGGTAAATCAACATTATCATCTGCAATTATGGGTCACCCAAGTTTCGAAGTAACTCAAGGTGAAGTTCTTTTAGACGGCGTGAATGTTTTAGAACTAGAAGTTGACGAACGTGCAAAAGCTGGTTTATTCCTAGCTATGCAATATCCTTCAGAAATTACAGGTGTTACAAACGCTGACTTCATGCGTTCTGCAATTAATGCGAAACGTGAAGAAGGAGAAGAAATCAATTTAATGCAATTCATCAAAAAATTAGATAAAGAAATGGATTTCTTAGACATCGACCAAGATATGGCTCAACGTTATTTAAACGAAGGTTTCTCTGGCGGTGAGAAAAAACGTAATGAAATTCTTCAATTATTAATGTTAGAACCAAAATTCGCAATCTTAGATGAAATCGACTCTGGTTTAGACATCGATGCGTTAAAAGTTGTTTCTAAAGGTATTAATGAAATGCGTGGAGATGAGTTTGGTTCATTAATCATCACTCACTATCAACGTTTATTAAACTACATTACACCTGATAAAGTACACGTAATGTTCGGCGGAAAAGTCGTTAAATCAGGCGGACCAGAATTAGCTAAGCGTTTAGAAGAAGAAGGTTACGAATGGGTTAAAGAAGAGTTCGGTGCTACAGAATAA
- a CDS encoding MetQ/NlpA family ABC transporter substrate-binding protein, whose product MKKFLSLALVAILAVVLAACGKGGDDKKITVGASPSPHAEILEKAKPLLKDKGYDLQIKTINDYTTPNKLLDKGEIDANYFQHTPYLNTEKKDKHYKIESAGDVHLEPMAVYSKKYKSLKDLPKGATVYVSNNPAEEGRFIKFFQDAGLVKVKKGVKIEDAKFSDIVENKKDIKFNNKQSAEYLPKIYQNQKADAVIINSNFAIDQKLSPRKDSIALEKSEDNPYANLIAVKEGHKDDKKVKALMEVLQSKEIKDYINKKYDGAVVPAK is encoded by the coding sequence ATGAAAAAGTTTTTAAGTTTAGCGTTAGTTGCAATTTTAGCAGTAGTACTAGCAGCTTGTGGTAAAGGCGGAGATGATAAAAAAATTACTGTAGGTGCATCACCATCACCACATGCTGAAATCTTAGAAAAAGCTAAGCCTTTATTAAAAGATAAAGGTTATGATTTACAAATTAAAACGATCAACGATTACACAACACCTAACAAATTGTTAGATAAAGGCGAAATTGACGCTAACTATTTCCAACACACACCATATTTAAACACTGAGAAAAAAGACAAGCATTATAAAATTGAATCAGCTGGTGACGTTCATTTAGAACCAATGGCTGTGTATTCTAAAAAATATAAAAGCTTAAAAGATTTACCAAAAGGCGCTACGGTTTATGTTTCAAATAACCCAGCTGAAGAAGGTCGTTTCATTAAATTCTTCCAAGATGCTGGATTAGTTAAAGTTAAAAAAGGCGTGAAAATTGAAGATGCTAAATTTAGCGACATTGTAGAAAACAAAAAAGACATTAAATTTAACAACAAACAATCAGCTGAGTACTTACCTAAGATCTATCAAAATCAAAAAGCTGACGCAGTAATCATCAACTCAAACTTTGCTATTGACCAAAAATTAAGCCCACGTAAAGATTCAATCGCTTTAGAAAAATCTGAAGACAATCCTTATGCTAACTTAATAGCTGTTAAAGAAGGTCATAAAGATGATAAGAAAGTTAAAGCTTTAATGGAAGTTTTACAATCTAAAGAAATCAAAGACTACATTAATAAGAAATACGACGGTGCGGTAGTACCAGCTAAATAA
- the sufU gene encoding Fe-S cluster assembly sulfur transfer protein SufU, whose amino-acid sequence MNFNNLDQLYRSVIMDHYKNPRNKGKLDNGTMTVDMNNPTCGDRINLTFDIEDNVIKDAKFDGEGCSISMSSASMMTESIKGHTLAEAMEMSQEFTKMMLGEDYEITEDMGDIEALQGVSQFPARIKCATLAWKALEKGTVEKEGKTEE is encoded by the coding sequence ATGAATTTTAATAATTTAGATCAATTATATCGTTCAGTTATTATGGATCATTATAAAAACCCTAGAAATAAAGGGAAATTAGATAATGGCACGATGACTGTAGATATGAACAATCCAACATGTGGGGATCGTATCAATTTAACGTTCGATATCGAAGATAATGTTATAAAAGACGCTAAATTCGATGGAGAAGGCTGTTCTATTTCTATGTCTAGTGCTTCAATGATGACGGAATCAATTAAAGGCCATACTTTAGCAGAAGCTATGGAAATGAGCCAAGAATTCACTAAGATGATGCTTGGTGAAGATTACGAAATTACTGAAGATATGGGTGACATTGAAGCGCTACAAGGTGTTTCACAATTCCCTGCACGTATTAAATGTGCAACATTAGCTTGGAAAGCATTAGAAAAAGGCACAGTTGAAAAAGAAGGTAAAACAGAAGAATAA
- a CDS encoding cysteine desulfurase, with protein sequence MTESLNVQEIIKDFPILNQQVNGKRLAYLDTTATSQTPVQVLNVLDEYYKKYNSNVHRGVHTLGSLATDAYEGARETVRRFINARYFEEIIFTRGTTASINVVARSYGDANLQPGDEIVVTEMEHHANIVPWQQLAKRTNAKLKFIPMTADGELDIEDVKATINDNTKIVAIAHVSNVLGTINDVKAITEVAHEHGAVISVDGAQAAPHSALDMQDLDVDFYSFSGHKMLGPTGIGVLYGKRKLLQEMEPVEFGGDMIDFVSNYDATWADLPTKFEAGTPLIAQAIGLGEAIKYLENLGFDAIHKHEKQLTEYAYEQMSTVDGIEIYGPPKDRRAGVITFNIKDIHPHDVATAVDTEGVAVRAGHHCAQPLMKWLNQSSTARASFYIYNTTEDIDQLVEALKQTKEFFSYEF encoded by the coding sequence GTGACCGAATCATTAAATGTACAAGAAATTATTAAAGACTTTCCTATTTTAAACCAACAGGTTAATGGGAAACGTCTCGCTTATTTAGATACTACAGCAACAAGTCAAACTCCCGTTCAAGTATTAAACGTACTTGACGAGTATTATAAAAAGTATAATTCTAACGTTCATCGTGGTGTACACACGTTAGGTTCACTAGCTACTGATGCTTATGAAGGTGCACGTGAAACAGTAAGACGTTTTATAAATGCGCGCTACTTTGAAGAAATTATCTTCACACGTGGTACAACAGCATCTATTAATGTAGTTGCACGTAGTTACGGTGATGCTAATTTACAACCTGGAGATGAAATTGTTGTTACCGAAATGGAACATCATGCCAATATCGTGCCATGGCAACAATTAGCTAAACGTACTAATGCTAAACTTAAATTTATTCCAATGACAGCTGATGGCGAACTAGATATCGAAGATGTTAAAGCAACAATCAATGATAATACTAAAATTGTAGCTATCGCTCACGTATCAAACGTATTAGGTACGATTAACGATGTTAAAGCAATAACTGAAGTAGCACATGAACATGGTGCTGTTATAAGTGTTGATGGCGCACAAGCTGCACCACATTCTGCTTTAGATATGCAAGATTTAGATGTCGACTTTTATAGCTTTAGTGGCCATAAGATGCTTGGACCAACAGGGATAGGTGTCTTATATGGTAAACGAAAATTATTACAAGAAATGGAACCTGTTGAATTTGGTGGAGACATGATTGACTTCGTAAGTAATTACGACGCAACATGGGCTGACCTACCAACTAAATTTGAAGCAGGTACGCCATTAATTGCACAAGCTATTGGTCTTGGTGAAGCGATTAAGTATCTAGAAAATTTAGGTTTCGATGCTATTCATAAGCACGAAAAGCAATTAACTGAGTATGCTTATGAACAAATGTCTACTGTTGATGGTATTGAAATATATGGACCGCCAAAAGATCGTCGTGCTGGAGTAATTACTTTTAATATTAAAGATATTCATCCACACGATGTAGCTACAGCTGTCGACACAGAAGGCGTAGCAGTACGTGCGGGTCACCATTGTGCGCAACCATTAATGAAATGGTTAAATCAATCATCAACTGCACGTGCTAGTTTTTATATTTACAACACGACTGAAGATATTGATCAATTAGTTGAAGCGTTGAAGCAAACGAAGGAGTTTTTCTCATATGAATTTTAA
- the sufD gene encoding Fe-S cluster assembly protein SufD: MTTETLNISEAQLVEYSQAHNEPSWMTELRREALKLTETLEMPKPDKTKINRWDFDSFKQFETTGEAYDDLDALPEEVRAIIDVDKSENLIIQHNNSLAFTRVSQSAKKDGVIVEGLSEALVNHPDLVQKYYMKDAVSIDEHRITALHTALMNGGVFVYVPKNVVVEHPIQYVVLHDDENASFYNHVIIATEQSAEVTYVENYLSNASGEGNQLNIVSEVIAGPNSNITYGSVDYLDKGFTGHIIRRGTADADATINWALGLMNEGSQIIDNTTNLVGDRSTSELKSVVVGTGDQKVNLTSKIVQYGKETDGYILKHGVMRENASSVFNGIGYIKHGGTKSIANQESRVLMLSENARGDANPILLIDEDDVEAGHAASVGRVDPEQLYYLMSRGISQREAERLVIHGFLDPVVRELPIEDVKRQLREVIELKVNK, encoded by the coding sequence ATGACGACTGAAACTTTGAACATTTCTGAAGCGCAACTTGTTGAATATTCACAAGCCCATAATGAACCTTCTTGGATGACGGAATTACGTAGAGAAGCGTTGAAATTAACTGAAACTTTAGAAATGCCAAAACCAGATAAAACTAAAATAAATAGATGGGATTTTGACTCATTTAAACAATTTGAAACAACAGGTGAAGCGTACGATGATTTAGATGCGTTACCTGAAGAAGTAAGAGCAATTATCGATGTTGATAAATCAGAAAACTTGATTATCCAACATAATAATTCATTAGCTTTTACACGTGTTTCTCAATCAGCTAAAAAAGATGGCGTAATTGTAGAAGGCTTATCAGAAGCTTTAGTTAACCATCCTGATTTAGTACAAAAATATTATATGAAAGACGCGGTTTCTATTGACGAACACCGTATTACTGCTTTACACACAGCATTAATGAATGGCGGGGTTTTCGTCTATGTACCTAAAAATGTAGTCGTAGAACATCCAATTCAATATGTCGTATTACACGATGATGAAAATGCTAGTTTTTATAACCACGTAATCATTGCTACTGAACAAAGTGCTGAAGTAACTTACGTTGAAAACTATCTTTCAAATGCAAGTGGCGAAGGAAACCAACTAAATATCGTATCAGAAGTAATTGCTGGACCTAACTCAAATATTACTTATGGTTCAGTGGACTATTTGGATAAAGGCTTTACTGGTCATATTATTCGTAGAGGTACTGCAGATGCAGATGCAACGATTAATTGGGCATTAGGCTTAATGAACGAAGGTAGTCAAATTATTGATAATACTACAAACTTAGTAGGTGACCGTTCAACAAGTGAATTAAAATCAGTTGTTGTAGGTACTGGTGATCAAAAAGTAAACCTTACTTCTAAAATCGTTCAATACGGTAAAGAAACAGACGGTTACATTTTAAAACATGGTGTTATGCGTGAAAATGCATCATCTGTATTTAATGGTATTGGTTACATCAAGCACGGCGGTACAAAATCAATCGCGAACCAAGAGTCTCGTGTTTTAATGTTATCTGAAAATGCACGTGGTGATGCTAACCCTATCTTATTAATCGACGAAGATGATGTTGAAGCAGGACATGCTGCATCTGTTGGTCGTGTTGACCCAGAACAACTTTATTATCTAATGAGTCGCGGTATCTCACAAAGAGAAGCTGAAAGACTTGTTATTCATGGTTTCTTAGACCCTGTTGTTAGAGAATTACCTATTGAAGATGTTAAACGTCAATTACGTGAAGTAATCGAATTAAAAGTAAACAAGTAA